One Stigmatopora nigra isolate UIUO_SnigA chromosome 1, RoL_Snig_1.1, whole genome shotgun sequence DNA segment encodes these proteins:
- the renbp gene encoding N-acylglucosamine 2-epimerase: MLKGKLEECRERIHKELNNVVDFWLKYSHDTVYGGFFNCIGRNGKVYDELKYVWLQGRQVWMYCRLYRTMDRFHRPDILEAAQTGGTFLRKFARVSSASGQMKCAFCLTRDGKAVKIQRTIFSECFYIMALDELSRVTGDKEMQQEAEQMMEQLIFWVQVDSTGLGRPMLPGVMPTNSMAVPMMLMCLVQQLTEGRSEEAVLKYKKLSSWCVQQILQHVQRDGTAILENVSLEGTELPGCQGRLQNPGHALEAGWFLLEYASQWEDKELQDLAINKFVELPFQIGWDKEHGGLFYFLDVDGYPPTQLEWNMKLWWPHCEALIAFLMAYSQTKRTGLLESFSRVYDYTFSHFSDDKHGEWFGYLSQDGKVALDFKGGPYKGFFHLPRCLYMCERILDDLINNVP; the protein is encoded by the exons ATGCTTAAGGGGAAACTGGAAGAGTGTCGAGAAAGAATTCACAAAGAACTGAACAACGTTGTGGACTTTTGGCTGAAATACTCCCATGACACCGTTTATGG CGGCTTCTTCAATTGTATTGGGAGGAATGGGAAGGTTTACGATGAGCTCAAGTATGTCTGGTTGCAGGGTAGACAG GTTTGGATGTACTGTCGCTTATACAGGACAATGGATAGATTCCACAGACCTGATATTCTTGAAGCAGCCCAAACTG GTGGAACTTTCCTCAGGAAGTTTGCTCGTGTTTCGAGTGCCAGTGGCCAGATGAAATGTGCTTTCTGTTTAACACGAGATGGTAAAGCAGTAAAAATACAGAGGACCATTTTCAGTGAATGTTTCTACATCATGGCCTTAGACGAGCTGAGCAGAGTTACTGGTGACAAGGAAATGCAG CAAGAAGCTGAACAGATGATGGAGCAGCTCATCTTCTGGGTTCAGGTTGATTCAACAGGTCTAGGCCGACCAATGTTACCTGGTGTCATGCCTACCAACAGCATGGCTGTTCCAATGATGCTTATGTGCCTAGTGCAGCAACTCACTGAAGGTCGTAGCGAGGAGGCAGTACTTAAGTATAAAAAGTTAAGCAGCTGGTGTGTGCAGCAGATTCTCCAACATGTTCAG AGAGATGGCACAGCTATCTTGGAAAATGTGTCCTTGGAGGGGACAGAGCTGCCAGGTTGTCAAGGTCGACTACAGAATCCTG GTCATGCCTTGGAAGCAGGCTGGTTCCTGCTTGAATATGCTTCTCAGTGGGAAGACAAGGAGCTGCAGGACCTGGCCATCAATAAATTTGTAGAGTTGCCTTTTcaaattggctgggataaggAGCATGGAGGACTTTTCTACTTCCTGGATGTGGATGGATACCCTCCCACTCAG TTGGAGTGGAATATGAAACTGTGGTGGCCTCACTGTGAGGCTCTCATCGCCTTCCTCATGGCGTACAGTCAAACTAAAAGGACTGGACTGTTAGAGAGCTTCTCTCGAGTTTATGACTACACTTTCAGCCAT TTTTCTGACGACAAACATGGTGAATGGTTTGGCTATCTGTCGCAAGATGGAAAAGTAGCACTGGATTTTAAAGGAGGCCCTTATAAAG GGTTCTTTCATCTGCCACGCTGCCTTTATATGTGTGAGCGTATTTTGGATGATTTGATAAATAATGTGCCGTGA
- the pex10 gene encoding peroxisome biogenesis factor 10 gives MPLTPANQAQLIRAVQKDDYYQALLKNNANEAFQTLAGSKRWLDWRKEVDLLSDIAYFALTTLIGHQTLGEEYVNIIQVDPSQRRIPSTTRRGLFVFCHTVLPYLLDKVLVCLENELEGTKEPRRGIRRRQAPSSSWSLELWLRRWAQKVVGLLSESQRRKCLPAVFFLQQTISLLHRIHIALFYISGVFYQLSKRTSSISYLRVSGLQNDDSTIRSSYRLLGAVSVIQLLVTVYLQLNNFRHRQRARQEWTLCRNLASSPQQSQNSSSRAARCSLCLEDRRHPTSTPCGHLFCWECITEWCNTKAECPLCREKFQPHRLVYLRNYA, from the exons ATGCCACTGACTCCAGCTAACCAGGCTCAACTTATTCGAGCCGTTCAGAAGGACGATTACTATCAAGCCCTTCTTAAAAACAACGCAAATGAAGCCTTCCAAACACTTGCCG GATCCAAAAGGTGGCTGGACTGGAGGAAAGAAGTTGATCTTCTTTCAGACATTGCCTATTTTGCTTTAACAACACTCATCG GTCACCAGACACTGGGTGAGGAGTATGTCAACATCATCCAAGTTGATCCCAGTCAAAGACGCATCCCCTCCACAACTAGACGAGGCCTCTTTGTTTTCTGCCATACGGTCCTGCCCTACCTCTTAGACAAAGTTTTAGTCTGCTTGGAGAACGAGCTAGAAGGAACAAAGGAGCCTCGCCGCGGTATCAGACGGCGGCAGGCTCCATCCAGTTCGTGGAGCCTGGAACTGTGGCTGCGTCGATGGGCGCAGAAAGTCGTGGGGCTGTTGTCAGAGTCCCAGAGGAGGAAGTGTTTGCCAGCGGTGTTTTTCCTACAGCAGACAATTTCCCTCCTGCACAGAATCCACATAGCTCTCTTTTATATCAGTGGTGTGTTCTATCAACTGTCCAAGAGGACTTCTTCAATTAGCTAT CTGCGTGTTTCAGGACTGCAGAATGATGACAGTACCATCAGAAGTAGCTACAGACTACTGGGAGCCGTGTCCGTCATCCAACTTCTTGTCACAGTATATCTGCAGCTCAACAACTttagacacagacagagagctAGGCAGGAGTGGACGCTCTGCAGGAACCTAGCTAGCAG tccacAGCAAAGCCAAAATTCAAGCTCCAGGGCTGCTCGCTGCAGCCTCTGCCTGGAAGACCGCAGGCATCCGACTTCTACCCCCTGTGGACACCTCTTCTGCTGGGAATGCATCACAGAGTGGTGCAACACCAAG GCCGAGTGCCCCCTGTGTCGGGAGAAGTTCCAGCCTCACAGACTAGTGTACCTGAGGAACTACGCCTAG